In Thunnus maccoyii chromosome 11, fThuMac1.1, whole genome shotgun sequence, one genomic interval encodes:
- the steap3 gene encoding metalloreductase STEAP3, translated as MMQSDMETPLTPFSASKALEPLPIGPVIGIIGSGDLSRSLAIRLVASGFRVVVGSRDPDRVPGDLFPDGAEVWSQREAVDSAERVVFVAVYPEHYYTLAGLRERLAGKVLVDVSNATTLNGEQSNAERLAEMFPESRVVKAFNVISAWALQNGAYDGSKQVLICSNCSVSKDTVVQLARRLGFSPVDMGALCSSRSIEEAPLLLFPPWSGPVLATFLLFLFFYGYNFLKGVLLPYLVHGENKFFKLPMIMVNETLPAVALVTLALVYLPGLLAAVFQLSRGTKYQRFPGWLDFWMCRRKHLGLLSFLCAALHAVYSMCLSLRRSSGKSLLTADYQQVGSGASEMVWRADLYLSCGILGLGVLSLVAITSLPSVGNTLNWREFTFVQSGLGYTALTLSIMHTLFFAWDFPFFAKAYPYYLPPAYLLSLILPCVVLVGRILLALPCLAIRLAKIRRGWESARHRPVNTQGQTEPSQNFSDC; from the exons ATGATGCAGAGCGACATGGAGACGCCCTTGACGCCCTTCTCTGCCTCCAAAGCCTTGGAGCCTCTGCCGATAGGCCCCGTGATCGGCATCATCGGCTCAGGAGACTTATCCCGTTCCCTGGCGATCCGGCTGGTGGCCTCTGGTTTCAGGGTGGTGGTGGGCAGTCGAGACCCGGACCGCGTCCCCGGGGATCTGTTTCCCGATGGGGCGGAGGTGTGGTCGCAGAGGGAGGCGGTGGACAGCGCAGAGAGGGTGGTGTTCGTCGCGGTCTACCCTGAGCACTACTACACCCTGGCGGGGCTGAGGGAGCGGCTGGCCGGGAAGGTGCTGGTGGACGTTAGCAACGCCACCACGCTGAACGGCGAGCAGTCAAACGCTGAGAGGCTGGCGGAGATGTTCCCAGAGAGCAGGGTGGTGAAGGCGTTCAACGTCATCTCTGCGTGGGCGCTGCAGAATGGAGCCTACGATGGAAGCAAGCAG GTCCTGATCTGCAGCAACTGCTCCGTCTCTAAAGACACGGTGGTCCAGCTGGCTCGCCGCCTGGGCTTCAGCCCCGTCGATATGGGGGCCCTGTGCTCCTCTCGGAGCATCGAAGAGGCTccgctcctcctcttcccccccTGGTCGGGCCCCGTCTTGGccaccttcctcctcttcctcttcttttacGGATACAACTTCCTGAAAGGCGTGCTGCTGCCCTACCTCGTTCACGGGGAGAACAAGTTCTTCAAGCTCCCGATGATCATGGTGAACGAGACGCTGCCGGCGGTCGCCCTGGTTACGCTGGCTCTGGTCTACCTGCCAG GTCTGCTGGCGGCTGTCTTTCAGCTCAGCAGGGGAACCAAATATCAGAGATTTCCCGGTTGGCTGGACTTCTGGATGTGCAGGAGGAAGCATCTCGGCCTGCTGAGCTTCCTCTGTGCCGCGCTGCACGccgtgtacagtatgtgtctgtcGCTGCGGAGGTCTTCAGGGAAATCACTGCTGACTGCTGATTACCAGCAG gtgggaTCCGGGGCATCGGAGATGGTTTGGAGGGCTGACCTTTACCTGTCCTGTGGGATTCTGGGATTAGGAGTCCTCTCGCTGGTGGCGATTACATCTCTTCCCTCTGTTGGAAATACTCTCAACTGGAGGGAGTTTACGTTCGTTCAG TCAGGACTTGGTTATACCGCCTTAACTCTCTCCATCATGCACACGCTCTTCTTCGCCTGGGACTTTCCCTTCTTCGCTAAGGCCTACCCTTATTACCTCCCGCCGGCGTACCTGCTGTCCCTCATCCTGCCCTGCGTCGTCCTGGTCGGACGGATCCTCTTGGCTCTGCCGTGTCTGGCGATTCGGTTGGCGAAGATCCGCAGAGGCTGGGAGAGCGCACGACACCGACCCGTAAACACCCAGGGGCAAACGGAGCCTTCCCAAAACTTCAGTGACTGCTAG